The Pantoea sp. At-9b genome includes a window with the following:
- a CDS encoding chemotaxis response regulator protein-glutamate methylesterase, whose translation MSKITVMCVDDSALMRQLMTEIINSHPDMEMVATAPDPLVARDLIKQYNPQVLTLDVEMPRMDGLDFLEKLMRLRPMPVVMVSSLTGKGSEITLRALELGAVDFVTKPQLGIREGMLAYSQMIADKIRAAARAKLHVRAATAVPATLKAVPLLSSEKLIAIGSSTGGTEAIRHVLQPLPATSPALLITQHMPPGFTRSFAERLNKLCQITVKEAEDGERILPGHAYIAPGAMHMELARSGANYVVKINDAPPVNRHKPSVDVLFRSVAVNAGRNAVGVILTGMGNDGAAGMLEMHRAGAWTIAQDEASCVVFGMPREAIALGGASEVVDLGHISQHMLAKISAGQALRI comes from the coding sequence ATGAGCAAAATCACCGTGATGTGCGTGGATGACTCTGCGCTGATGCGGCAGTTGATGACCGAAATCATCAACAGCCATCCTGATATGGAGATGGTTGCTACGGCACCGGACCCGCTGGTGGCGCGTGACCTAATCAAGCAGTACAACCCGCAAGTGCTGACGCTGGATGTGGAAATGCCGCGCATGGACGGCCTCGATTTTCTCGAAAAGCTCATGCGTCTGCGCCCGATGCCGGTGGTAATGGTGTCATCGCTGACCGGGAAAGGATCGGAGATCACCCTGCGGGCGCTGGAGTTGGGGGCGGTGGATTTTGTCACCAAACCGCAGCTCGGTATCCGTGAAGGTATGCTGGCTTACAGCCAGATGATCGCCGATAAAATTCGCGCCGCCGCACGCGCAAAATTGCATGTCCGGGCAGCCACGGCGGTCCCGGCGACGTTGAAAGCGGTGCCGTTGCTGAGTAGTGAAAAGCTGATTGCGATTGGTTCATCCACCGGTGGCACGGAGGCGATCCGCCATGTGTTGCAGCCGCTGCCGGCGACCAGCCCGGCACTGCTGATCACCCAGCATATGCCACCAGGGTTTACCCGCTCATTTGCTGAGCGCCTGAATAAGCTGTGCCAGATCACCGTGAAAGAAGCGGAAGACGGCGAGCGTATTCTGCCCGGTCATGCGTACATTGCGCCTGGTGCGATGCATATGGAACTGGCACGAAGTGGTGCCAACTACGTGGTGAAAATTAACGACGCGCCGCCCGTCAATCGTCATAAGCCGTCGGTGGACGTGCTGTTCCGATCGGTGGCGGTGAACGCCGGACGAAATGCAGTGGGTGTCATTCTGACCGGGATGGGGAACGACGGCGCGGCCGGGATGCTGGAAATGCATCGCGCCGGTGCCTGGACCATCGCCCAGGATGAAGCCAGCTGCGTGGTATTTGGCATGCCGCGCGAGGCAATTGCACTCGGCGGTGCCAGCGAAGTGGTCGATTTGGGCCACATCAGCCAGCACATGCTGGCGAAAATTAGCGCCGGACAGGCATTGCGAATTTAA
- a CDS encoding methyl-accepting chemotaxis protein has product MFTKIRVVTSLLLVLLIFGFLQLASGSLFFKALSDDKTSFNVAQLASKNTAAINDAYMSLNQSRVLLTRIMLRMANSKLSGETADLTSLYQQSKGFQDKAADNYQLFKNTPDTPGQDVQLNKHLDETYAAYASALNQMQAALQANEIEKAGQLPVAPSQSAFLLDYTQWRADQDRLTEAGVAANLTAYKRMMWLLGLVMAVVVAVIVLCWFGLRKVLINPLNSNIRHIQHIAQGDLTQTIAIEGRNEMTQLATNLHEMQQSLVRTVSNVRDGSDAIFTGASEISAGNNDLSARTEEQAASLEQTAASMEQLTATVKQNAENARQASQLALSASETAQKGGTVVDGVVRTMQDIAGSSKKIADITSVIDGIAFQTNILALNAAVEAARAGEQGRGFAVVAGEVRSLAQRSAQAAKEIKGLIEDSVNRVNTGSELVGTAGETMSDIVNAVTRVTDIMGEIASASDEQSRGIDQVGQAVTEMDRVTQQNASLVEQSAAAAASLEEQASRLSQSVSVFNIPRTQATGGVTRHPQIAPKVLATPRKAVTAPVGDSNWETF; this is encoded by the coding sequence ATGTTTACGAAAATCCGTGTTGTCACCAGCTTATTGCTGGTGTTGTTGATCTTTGGCTTTTTGCAGCTCGCGTCAGGCTCGCTGTTTTTTAAAGCATTGAGTGATGACAAAACCAGTTTCAATGTCGCGCAGTTGGCGAGCAAAAATACCGCAGCGATCAATGATGCGTATATGAGCCTCAACCAGAGCCGGGTACTGCTGACGCGCATTATGCTTCGCATGGCTAACAGCAAATTGTCGGGCGAAACCGCCGATCTCACCTCGCTGTATCAGCAAAGCAAAGGTTTTCAGGATAAAGCCGCAGATAATTACCAGCTGTTCAAAAACACGCCGGATACCCCAGGCCAGGATGTACAACTGAACAAACATCTGGATGAGACCTACGCCGCTTACGCCAGTGCGTTAAACCAGATGCAGGCTGCCTTGCAGGCCAACGAGATTGAGAAAGCCGGTCAACTTCCGGTGGCACCGTCCCAGAGTGCGTTTTTACTGGATTACACGCAGTGGCGTGCCGACCAGGATCGCCTGACTGAAGCCGGAGTGGCGGCCAACCTTACTGCTTACAAACGTATGATGTGGCTGCTTGGGCTGGTGATGGCGGTGGTGGTCGCGGTGATTGTGCTGTGCTGGTTTGGTCTGCGTAAGGTGCTGATCAACCCGCTGAACAGCAATATCCGTCATATTCAGCACATCGCGCAGGGTGACCTGACGCAAACCATCGCCATCGAAGGACGCAATGAAATGACCCAACTGGCGACCAACCTGCATGAGATGCAGCAGTCGCTGGTACGCACCGTCAGTAACGTGCGCGACGGCTCTGACGCCATCTTTACCGGTGCCAGCGAGATCTCTGCCGGAAACAATGATCTGTCGGCGCGCACGGAAGAACAGGCCGCCTCGCTGGAGCAGACCGCTGCCAGCATGGAACAGCTGACCGCCACGGTAAAACAGAACGCCGAGAATGCGCGCCAGGCGTCGCAGTTGGCGCTCAGCGCCTCGGAAACTGCGCAGAAAGGCGGCACGGTGGTGGATGGCGTGGTGCGGACCATGCAGGATATCGCCGGCAGTTCGAAGAAAATCGCTGATATTACCAGCGTGATCGACGGTATCGCCTTCCAGACCAATATCCTCGCGCTCAACGCCGCGGTGGAAGCGGCACGTGCCGGTGAGCAGGGGCGTGGTTTCGCGGTGGTGGCCGGTGAGGTGCGCAGCCTGGCACAGCGCAGCGCCCAGGCGGCGAAAGAGATCAAAGGTCTGATTGAAGACTCGGTGAATCGCGTCAATACCGGCTCTGAACTGGTGGGTACGGCGGGGGAAACCATGAGCGATATCGTCAATGCGGTCACCCGCGTGACGGACATCATGGGCGAAATTGCCTCGGCGTCAGACGAGCAGAGCCGCGGTATCGATCAGGTCGGTCAGGCGGTGACCGAGATGGACCGCGTGACGCAGCAGAACGCCTCGCTGGTGGAACAGTCAGCGGCGGCCGCAGCCTCGCTGGAAGAGCAGGCCAGTCGCTTAAGCCAGTCGGTATCGGTGTTTAATATCCCGCGTACCCAGGCGACAGGTGGGGTGACGCGTCATCCGCAGATTGCGCCAAAAGTGCTGGCTACGCCGCGCAAAGCGGTCACCGCCCCGGTCGGCGACAGCAACTGGGAAACGTTCTGA
- the cheR gene encoding protein-glutamate O-methyltransferase CheR gives MKKSTLMDQNEATSLLTQMVQRLPLSDAHFRRISQLIYQRAGIVLADHKREMVYNRLVRRLRMLNIDDFGRYLALLEQDPNSAEWQAFINALTTNLTSFFREAHHFPILADHARKRSGSYNVWCAAASTGEEPYSIAMTLAETLGAGPGKFQVHASDIDTQVLEKAVAGVYRQEELRTLSQSQLQRFFLRGTGPHEGMVRVRSELSSQVSYAQLNLLANDWSLPGPFDAIFCRNVMIYFDKETQEQILRRFVPLLKPGGVLFAGHSENFSQISKEFWLRGQTVYGLTKERR, from the coding sequence ATGAAGAAATCAACGTTAATGGATCAAAATGAAGCGACCTCGTTGCTCACGCAGATGGTGCAGCGCCTGCCGCTTTCTGATGCGCACTTTCGCCGTATCAGCCAGCTGATCTATCAGCGTGCAGGCATCGTGCTGGCCGATCACAAACGCGAGATGGTGTACAACCGTCTGGTGCGACGCCTGCGCATGCTGAACATTGATGATTTTGGCCGTTATCTGGCGCTGTTGGAGCAAGACCCCAACAGCGCTGAGTGGCAGGCATTTATTAATGCTCTGACCACCAACCTGACCTCCTTTTTCCGTGAGGCGCACCATTTTCCCATCCTCGCTGACCATGCGCGCAAGCGCAGTGGTAGCTACAACGTGTGGTGTGCTGCCGCGTCAACCGGTGAGGAACCTTACTCAATTGCCATGACACTGGCGGAAACGTTGGGTGCCGGGCCGGGGAAGTTTCAGGTTCATGCCAGCGACATTGATACCCAGGTGCTGGAAAAAGCCGTTGCCGGGGTGTATCGCCAGGAGGAGCTGCGCACGTTGTCGCAATCCCAGTTGCAGCGATTTTTCCTGCGTGGCACGGGCCCACATGAAGGGATGGTGCGGGTACGTTCGGAGCTGTCCAGCCAGGTGAGTTATGCCCAGCTTAATTTGCTGGCGAATGACTGGTCGTTGCCCGGACCCTTTGATGCGATTTTCTGTCGCAACGTGATGATCTATTTCGATAAAGAGACGCAGGAGCAAATCCTGCGCCGTTTTGTTCCCCTGCTGAAGCCGGGTGGTGTGCTGTTTGCCGGGCATTCAGAGAACTTCAGCCAGATCAGTAAAGAGTTCTGGCTGCGTGGACAGACTGTCTATGGACTGACCAAGGAAAGACGATGA
- a CDS encoding methyl-accepting chemotaxis protein → MFSRIRVVSGLLCVLALFALLQLFSGGMFFQTVKADKDNFAYNQRLSTLQRAMGTSWVSLVQARNTLNRAGIRYLLDTQQAGSGATVKELVALASEELKVADQGFAEFNANLSEKGKTAENVLTLQANYNAYHGALQELIDFLNTGNFKGFVDQPTQGFQDKFAKDYDAWLGYNKILALRGIDDNLAAYHQSVWMIVAMLLVTLVLIALVWSGMRAALIRPLQQSIEHIRHIARGDLTQQVEVNVRNEMGDLLSSLQHMQQELARTVRTVRDGSDAIYTGASEIAMGNNDLSSRTEQQAASLEETAASMEQLTATVKQNAENARQASQLALTASETAQQGGKVVDGVVTTMKEIAGSSKKIADITSVIDGIAFQTNILALNAAVEAARAGEQGRGFAVVAGEVRSLAQRSAQAAKEIKGLIEDSVSRVDTGSVLVESAGETMTNIVNAVTRVTDIMGEIASASDEQSRGIDQVGLAVNEMDRVTQQNAALVEESATAAAALEDQASRLKQSVAVFNIGKEFVAQAVNVSTAPKLLRPAAAKALAQPAGTRADDNWETF, encoded by the coding sequence ATGTTTAGTCGTATTCGTGTCGTTTCCGGCCTGCTGTGTGTGCTGGCACTGTTTGCCTTACTGCAGCTGTTTTCCGGAGGGATGTTTTTTCAAACGGTGAAAGCCGATAAGGACAATTTTGCCTATAACCAGCGCCTCAGCACGTTGCAGCGGGCGATGGGCACCTCATGGGTTTCGCTGGTTCAGGCGCGTAACACGCTGAACCGTGCCGGGATCCGCTATCTGCTGGACACCCAGCAGGCAGGCTCGGGCGCTACCGTGAAAGAGTTGGTGGCACTGGCCAGTGAGGAATTGAAAGTCGCTGACCAGGGCTTCGCCGAATTTAACGCCAACCTGTCGGAAAAGGGTAAAACGGCAGAAAACGTGCTGACGTTGCAGGCGAACTACAACGCTTATCACGGCGCGTTACAGGAACTGATCGATTTTCTGAACACCGGCAACTTCAAAGGATTTGTCGACCAGCCAACCCAAGGCTTCCAGGACAAATTTGCGAAGGATTATGACGCCTGGCTGGGCTACAACAAAATCCTCGCCCTGCGTGGCATTGATGACAACCTCGCCGCATATCACCAGTCGGTGTGGATGATTGTCGCCATGCTGCTGGTCACGCTGGTGCTGATTGCGCTGGTATGGAGCGGGATGCGTGCCGCGCTGATCCGTCCGTTGCAGCAGAGTATCGAACATATCCGTCATATTGCACGCGGTGATTTGACACAGCAGGTCGAGGTGAATGTCCGCAACGAGATGGGCGATCTGCTCAGCTCGCTGCAACATATGCAGCAGGAACTGGCGCGCACCGTCCGTACCGTGCGTGATGGCTCTGATGCCATTTATACCGGTGCCAGCGAAATTGCCATGGGCAACAATGACCTCTCCTCACGAACCGAGCAGCAGGCGGCATCACTGGAAGAGACCGCGGCCAGCATGGAGCAGTTGACGGCCACGGTGAAACAGAACGCCGAAAACGCCCGTCAGGCGTCGCAGCTGGCGCTGACCGCATCAGAAACCGCACAACAGGGCGGCAAAGTGGTGGATGGCGTCGTGACCACCATGAAAGAGATTGCCGGTAGCTCGAAGAAAATTGCCGATATCACCAGCGTGATTGATGGCATCGCCTTCCAGACCAACATCCTCGCGCTCAACGCCGCAGTGGAAGCGGCACGTGCCGGTGAACAGGGCCGTGGTTTTGCCGTGGTGGCCGGAGAAGTGCGCAGCCTGGCACAGCGCAGTGCCCAGGCGGCCAAAGAGATCAAAGGCTTGATCGAAGACTCGGTAAGCCGTGTCGATACCGGTTCCGTACTGGTAGAAAGCGCGGGTGAAACCATGACCAACATCGTCAATGCGGTCACGCGTGTCACCGACATCATGGGTGAAATCGCGTCGGCGTCGGACGAACAAAGTCGTGGAATCGACCAGGTTGGCCTGGCGGTTAACGAGATGGATCGCGTGACGCAGCAAAACGCCGCACTGGTGGAAGAGTCAGCCACCGCCGCCGCCGCGCTGGAAGATCAGGCCAGCCGACTGAAACAGTCCGTTGCCGTGTTCAATATTGGTAAAGAATTTGTCGCCCAGGCCGTTAACGTATCTACAGCGCCAAAATTATTGCGTCCGGCCGCGGCCAAAGCGCTGGCCCAACCGGCAGGCACCCGCGCTGACGATAACTGGGAAACCTTTTAA
- a CDS encoding GolD/DthD family dehydrogenase yields the protein MSGEYDVNLRYGVNTDLDLTGKVAVVTGGLGGIAMASNAMLLEKGARLALLYPPFESDKVASVSAQFDAGRVLLVCCDVTDPASVEEAFSTVEQHYGQLDILVNCAGYVMLQPVLETDFAEWQKQIAVNLTGPFLCSQAAGKRMVRAGKGGKIINIASQAASIAIDNHVAYTSAKAGLLGMTKVMAKEFAPYRINVNTLSPTVVLTPMGEKAWRGEKGEKMKTLIPLGRFAYTDEIAAAVLFFASNASDMITGADLMIDGGFTIW from the coding sequence ATGAGTGGGGAATATGATGTCAATCTGCGCTACGGCGTGAACACCGACCTGGATCTAACCGGCAAAGTGGCGGTGGTGACGGGCGGTCTCGGCGGTATCGCGATGGCCAGCAATGCCATGCTGCTGGAGAAAGGTGCCCGGCTGGCGCTGCTTTACCCTCCGTTCGAAAGTGACAAAGTTGCCAGCGTCAGTGCGCAATTTGATGCCGGGCGGGTGTTACTGGTCTGCTGTGATGTCACCGATCCCGCCTCGGTGGAAGAGGCGTTCTCCACTGTGGAACAGCATTACGGCCAGCTCGATATCCTGGTGAACTGCGCGGGCTACGTGATGTTGCAGCCGGTACTGGAAACGGATTTTGCCGAGTGGCAGAAGCAGATCGCCGTCAACCTCACCGGTCCTTTTCTCTGCTCGCAGGCTGCTGGTAAACGCATGGTGCGTGCGGGTAAGGGCGGCAAAATTATCAATATCGCCTCACAGGCGGCATCCATCGCCATTGATAACCATGTGGCTTACACCTCTGCCAAAGCCGGTCTGCTGGGGATGACCAAAGTGATGGCAAAAGAATTCGCGCCGTACCGCATCAACGTCAACACCCTGTCCCCGACGGTGGTGCTGACGCCGATGGGCGAAAAAGCCTGGCGTGGTGAGAAAGGGGAAAAAATGAAAACCCTGATCCCACTGGGTCGTTTTGCCTATACCGACGAAATCGCGGCGGCCGTGCTGTTTTTCGCCAGCAACGCCAGCGACATGATCACCGGTGCCGATCTGATGATCGACGGTGGTTTCACCATTTGGTAA
- the cheY gene encoding chemotaxis response regulator CheY, with protein MADKNMRFLVVDDFNTMRRIVRNLLKELGFNNVEEAEDGADALTKLRAGGFDFVISDWNMPNMDGLELLQTIRADATLGKLPVLMVTAEAKKENIIAAAQAGASGYVVKPFTAATLEEKLGKIFEKLGM; from the coding sequence ATGGCTGATAAAAATATGCGCTTTTTGGTGGTGGACGACTTCAATACGATGCGTCGTATCGTTCGCAACCTGTTAAAAGAGCTGGGATTCAATAACGTTGAAGAGGCAGAAGACGGTGCTGATGCATTGACGAAACTGCGCGCAGGCGGCTTTGACTTTGTGATTTCTGACTGGAACATGCCGAATATGGACGGTCTGGAACTGCTACAGACTATCCGTGCTGATGCCACGCTGGGCAAATTGCCGGTACTGATGGTCACCGCGGAAGCGAAGAAAGAGAACATTATCGCGGCGGCGCAGGCCGGTGCCAGCGGATATGTGGTGAAGCCGTTTACTGCGGCCACACTGGAAGAAAAATTGGGCAAGATCTTCGAAAAACTGGGTATGTAA
- a CDS encoding methyl-accepting chemotaxis protein: MLKRINVVTSLIAVLLVFGALQLISGGLFWSALQKDKEAFAVAQVSTNNVAAMSDAWIELNQTRTVLNRAMLRMQGSMAAQTNGGQLAALIAQTEKQLKAADGYFQRYYNLPATPGFPVELRDRLEADYAAYNNGLKAMLARLKADDLQGMFAQNIEAKQVAMKGTYETWRTKQGELAAAGVAQNERAFTTMMWLLGTMVAVVIAVIVGCWFGLRSVLIQPLQQLLAHIRHIAAGDLTQTIQVEGRNEMSQLAEGLLEMQQELVRTVSNVRDGSDAIFTGASEISAGNNDLSARTEEQAASLEQTAASMEQLTATVKQNAENARQASQLALSASETAQKGGTVVDGVVRTMQDIAGSSKKIADIISVIDGIAFQTNILALNAAVEAARAGEQGRGFAVVAGEVRSLAQRSAQAAKEIKGLIEDSVNRVNTGSELVGTAGETMSDIVNAVTRVTDIMGEIASASDEQSRGIDQVGQAVTEMDRVTQQNASLVEQSAAAAASLEEQASRLSQSVSVFNIPRVQAADGVTRHPQIAPKVLDTPRKALTAPVSDSNWETF, translated from the coding sequence ATGTTAAAACGAATCAATGTAGTGACCAGCCTGATCGCCGTGCTGCTGGTCTTTGGTGCTTTGCAGTTAATTTCGGGCGGCCTGTTCTGGTCGGCCTTACAAAAAGATAAGGAGGCATTTGCGGTCGCACAGGTGTCTACCAACAATGTTGCGGCGATGAGTGATGCCTGGATTGAACTCAACCAAACCCGTACCGTGCTGAACCGGGCGATGTTACGTATGCAGGGCAGCATGGCGGCGCAAACCAATGGCGGCCAGTTGGCAGCACTGATTGCACAGACGGAAAAGCAGCTTAAAGCAGCCGATGGCTATTTCCAGCGTTACTACAATTTACCGGCCACACCGGGGTTCCCGGTTGAGCTGCGTGATCGCTTGGAAGCGGATTATGCCGCCTATAACAACGGTCTGAAGGCGATGCTGGCGCGGTTAAAAGCCGATGATCTGCAAGGTATGTTTGCGCAGAACATCGAGGCCAAACAGGTAGCAATGAAAGGGACGTATGAAACCTGGCGCACCAAACAGGGTGAACTGGCCGCCGCTGGGGTGGCACAGAATGAACGCGCTTTTACCACCATGATGTGGTTGTTGGGCACAATGGTGGCGGTGGTGATTGCGGTGATCGTCGGGTGCTGGTTTGGCCTGCGTAGTGTGTTGATTCAGCCGTTGCAACAGTTGCTGGCGCACATTCGCCATATTGCTGCGGGCGATTTGACCCAGACGATTCAGGTGGAAGGGCGTAACGAGATGAGCCAGCTGGCGGAAGGTCTGCTGGAGATGCAACAGGAGCTGGTGCGTACCGTCAGTAACGTGCGCGACGGCTCTGACGCCATCTTTACCGGTGCCAGCGAGATCTCTGCCGGAAACAATGATCTGTCGGCGCGCACGGAAGAACAGGCCGCTTCGCTGGAGCAGACCGCTGCCAGCATGGAACAGCTGACCGCCACGGTAAAACAGAACGCCGAGAATGCGCGCCAGGCGTCGCAGCTGGCGCTCAGTGCCTCGGAAACCGCGCAGAAGGGTGGCACGGTGGTGGATGGCGTGGTGCGGACCATGCAGGATATCGCCGGCAGTTCGAAGAAGATCGCCGATATTATCAGCGTGATCGACGGTATCGCCTTCCAGACCAATATCCTCGCGCTTAACGCCGCGGTGGAAGCAGCACGTGCCGGTGAGCAGGGGCGTGGTTTCGCGGTGGTGGCCGGTGAGGTGCGCAGCCTGGCACAGCGCAGCGCCCAGGCGGCGAAAGAGATTAAAGGTCTGATTGAAGACTCGGTGAATCGCGTCAATACCGGCTCTGAGCTGGTGGGCACCGCCGGAGAAACCATGAGTGATATTGTCAATGCGGTCACCCGCGTGACGGACATCATGGGCGAGATTGCCTCGGCGTCAGACGAGCAGAGCCGCGGTATCGATCAGGTTGGTCAGGCGGTGACCGAGATGGACCGCGTGACGCAGCAGAACGCCTCGCTGGTGGAACAGTCAGCGGCGGCCGCGGCCTCGCTGGAAGAGCAGGCCAGCCGCTTAAGCCAGTCGGTATCGGTGTTTAATATCCCGCGTGTGCAGGCAGCGGATGGGGTGACGCGCCATCCGCAGATTGCACCAAAAGTACTGGATACGCCGCGCAAAGCGCTGACCGCCCCGGTCAGCGACAGTAACTGGGAAACGTTCTAA
- the cheW gene encoding chemotaxis protein CheW, with protein MTGMATVTKIAGETVGQEFLVFTLGDEEYGIDILKVQEIRGYDQVTRIANTPEFIKGVTNLRGVIVPIIDLRVKFSQPDVDYNENTVVIVLNLEHRVVGIVVDGVSDVLSLTQDQIRPAPEFAVTMSTEYLTGLGALGERMLILVDIEKLLSSEEMALVDTLRSV; from the coding sequence ATGACTGGAATGGCAACCGTGACGAAAATCGCTGGCGAAACCGTGGGCCAGGAGTTCTTAGTCTTCACCCTGGGAGATGAAGAGTACGGTATCGATATCCTGAAAGTGCAGGAAATTCGTGGCTACGATCAGGTAACGCGCATCGCTAACACGCCGGAATTTATCAAAGGTGTGACCAACCTGCGCGGCGTGATTGTGCCGATTATCGATCTGCGTGTGAAGTTTTCCCAGCCGGATGTGGATTACAACGAGAACACCGTGGTGATCGTGCTGAATCTGGAGCATCGCGTGGTGGGTATCGTGGTGGATGGTGTCTCTGACGTACTGTCGCTGACACAAGATCAAATCCGCCCGGCACCGGAATTCGCCGTGACCATGTCTACGGAGTATCTGACCGGCCTCGGCGCGTTGGGTGAGCGCATGTTGATTCTGGTGGATATCGAAAAGCTGCTGAGCAGCGAAGAGATGGCGCTGGTTGATACGCTGCGTAGCGTATAA
- a CDS encoding DeoR/GlpR family DNA-binding transcription regulator, translated as MKSKTEQLADMQQRRDKILEMIREDGTVTVKALTETFGLTEATIRTDLRMLQKAGHVQRYHGGATLMTGKQNTGALLLERQTHLEEKEAIGRLAAHYVENGDTVIFDSGTTTTAIAEAIGHIRRLSVITTAVNIALKLGGEPGINILLTGGTFKFPTLSTSGEKAASFFENVLAEKLFLATACISPRLGLSFPSETDIKVKMAMINSASTVYVVADSSKIDKVSMFALPCDWSHIHYLITDSGITPAQIAAFEALGVQVLVAPLAVAQRRAM; from the coding sequence TTGAAAAGCAAAACTGAGCAGCTGGCCGATATGCAACAGCGCCGTGACAAGATCCTGGAGATGATCCGTGAAGACGGCACGGTCACCGTAAAAGCGCTGACAGAAACCTTTGGCTTAACCGAAGCGACCATCCGTACCGACCTGCGCATGTTGCAGAAAGCCGGCCATGTGCAGCGCTACCACGGTGGTGCCACGCTGATGACGGGCAAGCAAAACACCGGCGCACTGCTGCTGGAACGTCAGACGCATCTGGAAGAGAAAGAAGCGATTGGTCGTCTCGCGGCACATTACGTGGAAAACGGTGATACGGTGATTTTCGACTCCGGCACCACCACCACAGCGATTGCGGAGGCGATCGGGCACATCCGTCGGCTGTCGGTGATTACCACGGCGGTAAACATCGCGTTGAAGTTGGGCGGTGAACCGGGGATCAATATTTTACTGACCGGCGGCACTTTTAAGTTTCCGACGTTATCGACATCGGGAGAAAAAGCGGCGTCGTTTTTTGAAAATGTGCTGGCAGAAAAGCTATTTCTGGCCACCGCCTGTATCTCACCCCGGCTGGGTTTAAGTTTTCCCAGTGAGACGGACATTAAGGTGAAGATGGCGATGATTAACTCAGCCAGCACCGTCTATGTGGTGGCGGATTCCAGCAAGATTGACAAGGTTTCGATGTTTGCCCTGCCCTGTGACTGGAGCCATATCCACTACCTGATTACCGATAGCGGTATCACACCGGCGCAAATTGCCGCGTTTGAAGCCCTGGGGGTGCAGGTGCTGGTCGCGCCACTGGCCGTCGCACAGCGTCGCGCAATGTGA
- the cheZ gene encoding protein phosphatase CheZ: MSDLPKPTEEVSAQDIISRIGSLTRMLRDSLRELGLDQAIAEAAEAIPDARDRLDYVVQMTAQAADRALNCVEAAQPHQDKMEAGANQLKGRWDAWFENPIELADARELVSDTREFLTAVPEHTAFTNKQLLEIMMAQDFQDLTGQVIKRMMDVIQEIERQLLMVLLENMPEVSAEQRKQSTSLLNGPQIHSDAPGVVANQDQVDDLLDSLGF, from the coding sequence ATGAGCGACCTTCCGAAACCAACAGAAGAAGTCTCGGCACAGGATATCATTTCCCGCATTGGCTCACTGACGCGCATGCTGCGTGACAGCCTGCGTGAGCTGGGGCTGGATCAGGCGATTGCTGAAGCAGCGGAAGCGATTCCGGATGCACGAGACCGTCTGGATTATGTGGTGCAGATGACAGCGCAGGCTGCTGACCGTGCATTGAACTGCGTTGAAGCGGCGCAGCCGCACCAGGACAAAATGGAAGCCGGAGCGAACCAGCTGAAAGGCCGCTGGGATGCCTGGTTTGAAAACCCGATTGAGCTGGCGGATGCGCGCGAGTTGGTTTCGGATACGCGCGAATTCCTCACCGCCGTGCCCGAGCACACCGCATTTACCAATAAGCAGCTGCTGGAAATCATGATGGCGCAGGACTTCCAGGATCTGACCGGTCAGGTGATCAAGCGCATGATGGATGTGATCCAGGAAATTGAGCGCCAACTGTTGATGGTGCTGCTGGAAAACATGCCGGAAGTGAGTGCGGAGCAGCGTAAGCAAAGCACCAGCCTGCTGAATGGCCCGCAAATCCACTCGGATGCGCCGGGTGTGGTGGCAAACCAGGATCAGGTGGACGACCTGCTGGATAGTTTAGGGTTTTAA